One bacterium genomic window, GATAGTGGAGAAAGAAGGGATCTTTGTGGGGATGAGCAGCGGGGCGGCCATGTACGCGGCCATTCAGGTGGCCAGGAAGATCAAAAAGGGCAGGATAGTGGTGATCTTCCCGGACCGGGGGGAGAAATATCTGAGCACCAAATTGTTTAAATGATTTTCTAACCTGCATAGGAACCTTTATCCACAGATTAACGCAGATTATAATAATCTGTGAATATCTGTGAAATCTGCGGATAGAAAAGCTTTTGGAGTATGTTCCGGTGTTAATTGGATAGACATCATTTTTTATGGAAATAAGACTAAATTCATTCCGATATATTAATTAAGAGGCATTCATGGACTTAACCACCAAAAAATACCAAAGCATTTCCTACATCTCCGGGCCGCTGCTGTTCGTGGACAACGCCAAGGGGCTGTCCTACGGCGCCATCGTGGAGATCGAACTCCCCGACGGCAGCAAGAAGGGCGGGCAGACCATAGAGGTCTCGGAGAAATACGCCGTGATCCAGGTGTTCGAGGAGACCCGGGGCCTGGACCTGGCCAAGAGCTCGGTCAGCCTTAAGGAGGACGTGGCCCGGATCCCCGTCTCCCGCGACATGATCGGCCGGCGCTTCAACGGGCTGGGCGAGCCCATCGACGGCCTGCCGCCCATCATCCCGGAAAAGAGGCTGGAGATCATCGGGCAGCCCATGAACCCCACCTCCCGGGCCAAGCCCGAGGAGTTCATCCAGACCGGCATCTCCACCATTGACGGCTTTGCCACCT contains:
- the cysM gene encoding cysteine synthase B (catalyzes the formation of cysteine from 3-O-acetyl-L-serine and hydrogen sulfide); translation: IVEKEGIFVGMSSGAAMYAAIQVARKIKKGRIVVIFPDRGEKYLSTKLFK